In Corynebacterium guangdongense, one DNA window encodes the following:
- the gndA gene encoding NADP-dependent phosphogluconate dehydrogenase yields MTTEQNLAQIGVVGLAVMGSNLARNFASRGHKVAVYNRSFGKTEKFMEDFGETGDFVSGETIEEFVASLEKPRRAIIMVQAGKATDAVIEQLSEAMDEGDIIIDGGNALFTDTIRREKEIASRNQHFVGAGISGGEEGALNGPSIMPGGPKESWEALGPLFESIAARAEDGTPCVTHVGPDGAGHFVKMVHNGIEYADMQVIGEAYQLLRYGAGLTPVEIAEIFEEWNKGDLNSFLIEITAEVLRQTVEDDKPLVDVILDAAGQKGTGRWTVKEALDLGVPTTGIGEAVFARALSSSLSQRTAAQGNLPTGSLKSFEDLGISQEEFIDQVRKALYASKLVAYAQGFDEIKAGSLENNWDINPGDMAMIWRAGCIIRAVFLEKVKDAYDTNPELESLLLDPYFNGELAGLMDSWRNVVIYSTQLGLGAPVFTSSLAYYDSLRAERLPAAIIQGQRDYFGAHTYQRVDKDGTFHIEWTGDRSETALD; encoded by the coding sequence ATGACCACTGAACAGAACCTCGCACAGATCGGCGTCGTCGGACTGGCCGTCATGGGCTCCAACCTCGCCCGCAACTTCGCTTCCCGCGGCCACAAGGTCGCCGTCTACAACCGCTCCTTCGGCAAGACCGAAAAGTTCATGGAGGACTTCGGCGAGACCGGCGACTTCGTCTCCGGTGAGACCATCGAGGAGTTCGTCGCCTCCCTGGAGAAGCCGCGCCGCGCCATCATCATGGTCCAGGCAGGCAAAGCCACCGACGCCGTCATCGAGCAGCTGTCCGAGGCCATGGACGAAGGCGACATCATCATCGACGGCGGCAACGCCCTGTTCACCGACACCATTCGCCGCGAGAAGGAGATCGCCTCCCGCAACCAGCACTTCGTCGGCGCCGGCATCTCCGGCGGCGAGGAGGGCGCGCTCAACGGCCCCTCCATCATGCCGGGCGGCCCGAAGGAGTCCTGGGAGGCCCTGGGCCCGCTCTTCGAGTCGATCGCGGCCCGTGCCGAGGACGGCACCCCGTGCGTGACGCACGTCGGCCCGGACGGCGCCGGCCACTTCGTCAAGATGGTCCACAACGGCATCGAGTACGCCGACATGCAGGTCATCGGCGAGGCCTACCAGCTGCTGCGCTACGGCGCCGGCCTGACCCCCGTCGAAATCGCCGAGATCTTCGAGGAGTGGAACAAGGGCGACCTGAACTCCTTCCTCATCGAGATCACCGCCGAGGTGCTGCGCCAGACCGTCGAGGACGACAAGCCGCTCGTCGACGTCATCCTCGACGCCGCCGGCCAGAAGGGCACCGGCCGCTGGACCGTCAAGGAGGCCCTCGACCTGGGCGTCCCGACCACCGGCATCGGCGAGGCCGTCTTCGCCCGCGCCCTGTCCTCCTCCCTGTCCCAGCGCACGGCCGCCCAGGGCAACCTGCCCACCGGATCCCTCAAGAGCTTCGAGGACCTCGGCATCTCCCAGGAGGAGTTCATCGACCAGGTCCGCAAGGCCCTCTACGCCTCCAAGCTGGTCGCCTACGCCCAGGGCTTCGACGAGATCAAGGCCGGCTCCCTGGAGAACAACTGGGACATCAACCCGGGCGACATGGCCATGATCTGGCGCGCGGGCTGCATCATCCGCGCGGTCTTCCTGGAAAAGGTCAAGGACGCCTACGACACCAACCCGGAGCTGGAGTCCCTGCTGCTGGACCCCTACTTCAACGGCGAGCTCGCCGGCCTGATGGATTCCTGGCGCAACGTCGTCATCTACTCCACCCAGCTCGGCCTCGGCGCCCCGGTGTTCACCTCCTCCCTCGCCTACTACGACTCCCTGCGTGCCGAGCGGCTCCCGGCCGCCATCATCCAGGGTCAGCGCGACTACTTCGGCGCCCACACCTACCAGCGCGTCGACAAGGACGGCACCTTCCACATCGAGTGGACCGGCGACCGCAGCGAGACCGCGCTCGACTAG
- a CDS encoding PaaI family thioesterase, producing MNLQDYLATAAQRPLTQEELLSLNESIQGLDKTLGMRYTHISHGRVRSALRVGPHLLQPVGLVNGGVYCAIGESTASVAAMVATGGPVVGVNNNTDLISSVRSGLIEAEARALQTGRRTQIWVVDMTNEGRLVARTTLRTMPVG from the coding sequence ATGAATCTTCAGGACTATCTCGCCACCGCAGCGCAGCGCCCCCTGACCCAGGAAGAGCTGCTCTCCCTCAACGAATCCATCCAGGGGCTCGACAAGACGCTGGGAATGCGCTACACCCACATCAGCCACGGCAGGGTACGCAGCGCGCTGCGGGTGGGCCCCCACCTGCTGCAGCCGGTCGGCCTGGTCAACGGGGGAGTCTACTGCGCCATCGGCGAGTCCACGGCGTCGGTCGCGGCCATGGTGGCCACCGGCGGACCGGTCGTCGGCGTCAACAACAACACCGATCTGATCTCTTCCGTGCGCTCCGGACTCATCGAGGCCGAGGCCCGTGCCCTCCAGACCGGCCGACGCACCCAGATCTGGGTGGTCGACATGACCAATGAGGGCCGGCTGGTCGCGCGCACGACTCTGCGCACCA